Proteins co-encoded in one Eriocheir sinensis breed Jianghai 21 unplaced genomic scaffold, ASM2467909v1 Scaffold874, whole genome shotgun sequence genomic window:
- the LOC126994782 gene encoding putative nuclease HARBI1, with translation MKVIITLRYLATGKMQMCSSDDLGPSQPSISRAITQTIDALANVNILKQFISFPTTQDVTEANKADFLTIANFPGVIGVVDGTHVRIVAPKEEEDVFVNRKGYHSINVQVIFDANYRILDILAKWPGSVHDARILNGCGVAELFQRGHVPPGSHLLGDSGYPSKPWLLTPYLRPLPGPQSRYNRAHKRTRSVVERGIGQLKRRFHVLHSEVRVTPPVKVCKLIHVCGMLHNICKDRNIPIPLDAAQPNAEEVDLAMAQPEGVQVVPPLPAGQRNEGRLYRDEFCNLHFQ, from the exons ATGAAGGTGATCATCACACTACGGTATCTTGCCACGGGAAAAATGCaaatgtgtagcagcgacgacctCGGCCCATCACAGCCCAGCATCAGCAGAGCCATCACCCAGACCATTGACGCCCTTGCAAACGTCAATATTCTCAAGCAGTTCATCAGCTTCCCCACCACCCAAGACGTTACTGAGGCGAACAAGGCAGACTTCCTCACCATTGCAAATTTTCCCGGGGttattggtgtcgttgatgggacacacgtaaggattgtggcaccaaaggaggaggaagacgtgtttgTCAACCGCAAGGGATATCACAGTATTAATGTGCAGGTCATATTTGATGCCAACTATCGAATACTGGATATCCTAGCGAAGTGGCCTGGCTCAGTGCATGATGCACGTATTTTGAATGGCTGTGGAGTGGCAGAATTGTTCCAGAGAGGGCATGTGCCACCAGGTAGTCACTTGTTGGGAGACAGTGGCTATCCCAGCAAGCCATGGCTCCTGACACCTTACCTGCGACCTCTGCCTGGACCTCAGTCACGCTATAATAG ggCCCACAAACGGACACGGAGTGTTGTGGAACGGGGAATAGGACAGCTCAAGCGCCGCTTTCATGTCCTACACAGCGAGGTCCGAGTAACTCCCCCGGTGAAGGTGTGCAAGCTGATACATGTATGCGGCATGCTCCACAACATCTGCAAGGACAGGAATATTCCCATTCCTCTCGATGCGGCTCAACCTAACGCTGAAGAAGTGGATCTTGCCATGGCACAACCTGAAGGTGTGCAAGTTGTGCCGCCACTTCCAGCTGGTCAGCGGAATGAAGGTCGCCTGTATCGAGATGAATTCTGCAACTTGCATTTTCAGTAA
- the LOC126994780 gene encoding uncharacterized protein LOC126994780 translates to MYRPLSCSVVFTHGQHSMDSQSKRQRKANWGDDESLQLAMLYRDEVHVLKRNFKTVGVSNQKKHDVWMKITADLNGQFHHERTAVEVKKRWFTITSKSRMKLKNFRDHRNGTGGGPPPPPLDPIDELVGDILGQDSKVIMGFEEIDDLGHQRTVDIEDAAEPASQLIVGQGGAEAPTVIIVPEPTLQPQTEGGARGKVPTEDDAAAAQAKVAAGEEEAVASRATAAAAQAGEEAARAMKAAAEEVAACARAFTGAARAQEAAARAQEAAERAREAAAKEKAEAMRLKQILLKLQIEKDKDAHSSMIVKP, encoded by the exons ATGTACCGCCCTCTCAGCTGTTCGGTAGTGTTTACTCACGGCCAGCACAGCATGGATTCTCAATCTAAACGTCAAAGGAAGGCTAACTGGGGAGACGACGAGTCTCTCCAGCTGGCAATGTTATACAGGGACGAAGTCCATGTATTGAAGAGGAACTTCAAGACGGTTGGTGTTTCCAACCAAAAGAAACACGATGTCTGGATGAAGATTACGGCCGACCTGAATGGACAGTTCCACCATGAGAGGACGGCCGTAGAGGTAAAGAAGCGATGGTTCACCATCACTTCTAAGTCAAGGATGAAGCTGAAGAACTTTCGAGATCATCGGAATGGAACTG gtggcggccctccaccccctccccttgacCCCATTGATGAGCTTGTAGGGGACATTTTGGGGCAAGACAGCAAGGTCATCATGGGATTTGAGGAGATTGATGACCTTGGACATCAAAGGACTGTCgacat TGAAGACGCAGCAGAGCCAGCGAGCCAGCTCATTGTAGGTCAGGGAGGTGCTGAGGCACCAACAGTAATAATTGTGCCTGAGCCCACCCTGCAGCCACAGACTGAGGGGGGTGCCCGGGGGAAGGTGCCAACTGAGGATGATGCAGCAGCTGCTCAAGCAAAGGTGGCAGCTGgtgaggaggaggctgtagcttcaagagctacagcagcagctgcacaggctggggaggaggctgCACGGGCCATGAAGGCAGCCGCAGAGGAGGTGGCGGCTTGTGCTCGGGCCTTCACAGGAGCTGcaagggcgcaggaggcagctgcaagggcgcaggaggcagctgAAAGGGCACGGGAGGCAGCTGCCAAAGAAAAAGCGGAAGCCATGCGTCTTAAACAAATTTTGCTGAAGTTACAAATTGAAAAGGACAAGGATGCACATAGTTCTATGATTGTGAAACCTTAG